In Blautia sp. SC05B48, a single genomic region encodes these proteins:
- a CDS encoding YdcP family protein, translated as MELRFVVPNMEKTFGNLEFAGENTTEQQRINGRMAVITRSYNLYSDVQRADDVVVTLPAKAGEKHFSPEQKVKLINPRITTDGYKIGERGFVNYILLADDMLPAESK; from the coding sequence ATGGAATTAAGGTTTGTCGTACCAAACATGGAAAAGACATTCGGAAACTTGGAGTTTGCCGGAGAAAATACTACGGAACAGCAGAGAATCAACGGGCGTATGGCTGTCATTACCAGAAGCTACAACCTGTATTCCGATGTTCAGAGAGCCGATGATGTAGTTGTGACACTTCCTGCCAAAGCTGGCGAAAAACATTTCTCGCCGGAGCAGAAAGTAAAACTTATCAACCCACGAATCACTACCGATGGTTATAAAATCGGGGAACGTGGATTTGTCAATTACATCTTACTTGCAGACGATATGTTACCAGCAGAAAGTAAATAA
- a CDS encoding VaFE repeat-containing surface-anchored protein yields the protein MNKLVKRLLTGTLAFATILTALPVTAVHASGNQYWTESAERVGYIEHVMNDGSIKSTFNEGHMKVEGETAYCVDINTNFKNGYKTRSDASTRMSSDQIADVALSLEYVKQYTASHTNLNYKQGYLLEQCVVWQRLSEQLGWQCDNVRASYNEISQAVQNEVYAGAKAFVKANKGRYECGGYIYTGEGQDIGQFWAKLNVGNAKVKKTSSNPTVTDGNANYSFEGATFGVYSDKSCNSQLATLTADGNGDTKEVEVKAGTVYIKELSAPKGYKLDSTVHALNVEVGKTATLTVADTPKVTETLIDLFKIDMETGKSTPQGNASLEGAEFTWSYYDGYYNADNLPAKATRTWTTKTVAEKDSDGTIHYVSRLADSYKVSGDSFYTQDGKNVLPLGTLTVTETKAPNGYLLDGAYMQADGSSEQIKGTYLTQISEDGELAVLSGSNQYSVSDKVIRGGVKIQKRDLETKDTKAQGSATLQYTEFNIISLNDSPVLVEGKLYSKNETVKKIQTGIDGIASTSVDLLPYGNYRLEESKAPEGYLTDGAKAIDFSITEDGKIMDLTDKSHSVYNQIKRGDIEGVKIGAGTHKRLAGVPFRITSKTTGESHIVVTDKNGQFSTASSWASHKVNTNAGKSSEDGVWFGTSEPDDSKGALLYDTYVIKELKCDSNAEFKLIPAFEVVVSRNKVTVDLGTLTDEYEKEITIHTTATDKKTGEKMIIAGKDIKIVDKVTLDGLEVGTKYKLSGWQMLKEENAELLIDGKRVDSDYTFTADSEKMTVEITYSFDGSALGGQNLVTFEELYDMSNPKEPVKVAEHKDINDVGQTVLITERIITIHTTATDKNGKKEIEAGKDVTIVDKVTLDGLEVGTKYKLSGWQMLKEENAELLIDGKKVSNDYEFTADSEKMTVEIAFTFDGSSLGGKSLVTFEELYDMSNPDEAKKVTEHKDITDDGQTVTIKEVPEVPDTPKDTDTPDTPSTVTKTSDSPKTGDNTNIYAYLAMLGLSCVGLGGMLYFKRRRKKS from the coding sequence ATGAATAAGCTAGTAAAGCGATTGCTGACAGGAACGCTTGCTTTTGCAACCATTCTCACGGCATTACCAGTGACGGCGGTTCATGCTTCCGGCAATCAATACTGGACAGAATCAGCAGAACGTGTCGGCTACATTGAACACGTTATGAATGATGGTTCTATCAAATCTACATTCAATGAGGGACACATGAAAGTTGAGGGCGAAACTGCCTACTGCGTGGACATCAACACCAATTTCAAGAATGGATATAAAACACGTTCTGACGCAAGCACCCGTATGAGTAGCGATCAGATTGCAGACGTTGCTCTTTCCTTAGAGTACGTCAAGCAATATACCGCTTCTCATACGAACTTGAATTACAAACAAGGTTATCTGTTGGAACAGTGTGTTGTCTGGCAGAGATTGAGTGAACAACTCGGCTGGCAGTGCGACAACGTTAGAGCTTCCTATAATGAAATCTCACAGGCAGTACAGAATGAAGTGTATGCTGGTGCGAAAGCATTTGTGAAAGCAAACAAAGGACGCTATGAATGTGGCGGTTACATTTATACTGGCGAAGGACAGGACATCGGACAGTTTTGGGCGAAGTTAAATGTGGGAAATGCAAAGGTTAAAAAGACTTCTTCCAATCCCACGGTCACAGATGGCAACGCCAACTATTCCTTTGAGGGTGCGACATTTGGTGTCTATTCTGATAAGAGCTGTAACAGCCAGCTTGCCACACTTACTGCCGATGGAAACGGCGATACCAAAGAAGTTGAGGTAAAAGCCGGAACAGTTTACATCAAAGAACTTTCTGCTCCAAAAGGATATAAGCTGGATTCTACTGTCCATGCTTTAAATGTGGAAGTTGGAAAAACAGCGACATTGACTGTTGCCGATACTCCAAAGGTCACAGAAACTTTGATTGATTTATTTAAAATCGACATGGAAACAGGAAAATCTACTCCACAGGGAAATGCTTCTTTAGAGGGTGCAGAGTTCACATGGAGCTATTATGACGGTTACTACAATGCAGACAATCTTCCTGCAAAGGCTACCCGTACATGGACAACGAAAACAGTTGCCGAAAAAGACAGTGACGGAACTATTCATTATGTATCCAGACTTGCCGACAGCTACAAAGTATCTGGCGACAGCTTCTATACACAGGACGGTAAAAATGTACTGCCACTTGGTACACTCACTGTCACAGAAACAAAAGCACCAAACGGCTACTTATTAGATGGTGCGTATATGCAGGCTGACGGAAGTTCCGAACAGATTAAGGGAACATACCTTACACAGATTTCCGAAGATGGCGAACTTGCCGTACTATCTGGAAGCAACCAGTATTCCGTATCTGACAAGGTTATCCGTGGCGGTGTGAAAATCCAGAAACGTGACCTTGAAACAAAGGATACCAAAGCACAGGGAAGTGCGACCTTACAGTACACAGAGTTTAACATCATTTCCTTAAATGACAGTCCTGTACTGGTAGAGGGAAAATTATACAGCAAGAATGAAACTGTCAAGAAGATTCAGACAGGCATTGACGGAATTGCTTCTACTTCTGTCGATTTACTCCCTTACGGAAATTACAGATTAGAAGAAAGCAAAGCACCAGAGGGCTACTTGACAGATGGTGCAAAGGCAATCGACTTTTCTATCACGGAAGATGGAAAAATCATGGACTTGACCGACAAATCCCACTCTGTCTACAACCAGATTAAACGTGGCGATATTGAGGGTGTAAAAATCGGTGCAGGTACACACAAACGACTTGCAGGTGTTCCATTCAGAATTACAAGCAAGACAACGGGAGAATCCCATATTGTAGTTACTGACAAAAACGGTCAGTTCTCCACTGCTTCAAGCTGGGCTTCCCACAAAGTCAATACCAATGCCGGAAAATCCAGTGAGGACGGTGTATGGTTTGGGACATCTGAACCAGACGACAGCAAAGGTGCATTACTCTATGATACCTATGTGATTAAGGAATTAAAGTGCGATTCCAACGCCGAATTTAAGCTGATTCCAGCTTTTGAGGTAGTCGTATCCAGAAATAAAGTGACCGTAGATTTAGGAACACTGACCGATGAATACGAAAAAGAAATCACAATCCACACCACAGCTACCGACAAGAAAACAGGCGAAAAAATGATTATTGCCGGAAAAGACATCAAGATCGTGGACAAAGTCACACTTGATGGCTTGGAAGTTGGAACAAAATATAAATTATCCGGCTGGCAGATGTTAAAGGAAGAAAACGCCGAACTTCTGATTGACGGGAAACGTGTAGACAGTGATTACACATTCACTGCTGACAGCGAAAAAATGACGGTTGAGATTACTTACAGTTTTGATGGTTCAGCTCTTGGCGGTCAGAACCTTGTTACCTTTGAGGAATTGTACGATATGAGCAATCCGAAAGAGCCTGTCAAGGTTGCCGAACATAAAGACATCAACGATGTTGGACAGACGGTTCTTATCACGGAACGTATCATCACAATCCATACTACTGCTACGGACAAGAACGGCAAGAAAGAAATCGAAGCCGGAAAAGATGTAACGATTGTAGATAAAGTCACATTAGATGGTCTGGAAGTTGGAACAAAATACAAACTTTCCGGCTGGCAGATGTTAAAAGAGGAAAATGCCGAACTTCTGATTGATGGGAAGAAAGTATCCAATGATTATGAGTTCACAGCCGACAGTGAAAAAATGACGGTAGAGATTGCCTTTACCTTTGATGGTTCTTCTCTTGGTGGCAAGAGCCTTGTCACATTTGAGGAATTATACGATATGAGCAATCCAGACGAAGCAAAGAAAGTGACAGAACATAAGGACATCACAGACGATGGACAGACTGTGACAATCAAGGAAGTGCCGGAAGTCCCAGACACACCAAAGGATACCGACACGCCGGATACACCATCTACGGTTACTAAGACAAGTGACAGTCCAAAAACAGGCGACAATACCAATATCTATGCTTACCTTGCCATGCTCGGTCTTTCCTGCGTAGGGCTTGGCGGTATGCTTTACTTCAAACGCCGTAGAAAGAAATCATAA
- a CDS encoding ATP-binding protein: MNRKIEKRIRKKGKKKRLCLSILVLIMLLFVPLSAYASEIKSDGKTTQALEEENKTVRVGYFPYANFQEGGYGEHKQGAGYEYLQKISYITGWKYEYVYGSFKECLDMLADGEIDILGSVSYTPERAESIDFSTYAEGTERYWIYTREDHTNLTNGDPKQMNGCRIGAADGSYQKELLEKWLDSNQIQAEVVVCKGYDEMIEKLDADELDALVVPALSVNSDFIAIANIGASDCYFGVSKSRPDLLKELNSALEEINNTETDYSSKLYARYEGKAVINYVLNKEEKQWLDAHEKTIRVGYLKDNLPFCGEENGKLAGILGTVLDTVQEKYKITIKAVPCSTGVEMNEALQSGKIDIAGPIIQDFYTQEQFQVVLTDEIFDITPVVIYKGNEYTNSLSTIAATETSLYSKLMVSRLFPDAEIKLYDTQEECLEAVANGKVGATVIPSSKINLLNESSLTKSLSFAEMAKRQELAMFTTRENRRAATIINKAIEQSSNILNGVVLAQNSVSEKKMTLQDVLAEYAGLAIVVSFVIIFVLLLLVYSLSVSRKKQMEALKEAQDANAANIAKTTFLNHMSHDIRTPMNAIVGFTDIAMKRKPDKEVENCLKKIRQSSEYLMTLMNDVLDISRIESGKLEYKPIPVDLRDMINTVLSIARGYIENRDLNLYVSREELKTPYAMADELRIREVLLNIISNAIKFTKDGGTISFVAENCPGNDEHHVIVRYRISDTGIGMSEEFLDRIFDEFSQENDGARTSYKGTGLGMAIAKKYVDLMGGKIEVSSRQGVGSTFTVEIPLLIAEHVETEEKEKLKKDTDLHGLHALLAEDNDLNAEIAVSLLEEQGMIVTRAADGKTALAQFCNTDPGTFDLILMDIMMPEMNGYETTKAIRNLPDRPDGKKIPIIAMTANAFAEDVQAALNAGMDDHVAKPVDMEILTSVITKYIER; this comes from the coding sequence ATGAACAGAAAGATAGAAAAACGGATAAGAAAAAAAGGCAAGAAAAAAAGATTATGTTTGAGCATTTTAGTACTTATCATGTTGCTTTTTGTACCGCTTTCTGCTTATGCATCGGAAATAAAAAGTGATGGAAAAACAACTCAGGCATTGGAAGAAGAAAATAAAACCGTGAGAGTTGGCTATTTTCCATATGCCAATTTTCAGGAAGGCGGCTATGGGGAACACAAGCAGGGAGCAGGATATGAGTATCTTCAGAAGATTTCTTATATAACCGGCTGGAAGTATGAATATGTCTATGGCTCATTTAAAGAGTGTCTGGATATGCTGGCAGATGGAGAAATAGATATACTTGGAAGTGTCAGTTATACACCGGAAAGAGCAGAATCTATCGATTTTTCGACCTATGCAGAGGGAACAGAACGATATTGGATCTATACCCGGGAAGATCATACGAATCTTACGAATGGTGATCCAAAGCAGATGAATGGCTGTCGTATCGGTGCAGCAGATGGAAGTTATCAGAAAGAACTTCTGGAAAAATGGCTGGACAGCAATCAGATCCAGGCAGAGGTGGTTGTCTGTAAAGGCTATGATGAAATGATAGAAAAACTGGATGCAGATGAACTGGATGCACTTGTGGTCCCGGCACTGTCTGTCAACAGCGATTTTATTGCAATCGCCAATATCGGTGCAAGTGACTGTTATTTCGGTGTATCAAAATCCCGACCGGATCTGTTAAAGGAATTAAATTCTGCCCTGGAAGAAATCAACAATACAGAAACGGACTACAGCAGCAAGCTGTATGCTCGTTATGAAGGAAAAGCGGTTATAAATTATGTGCTCAACAAGGAAGAAAAACAATGGCTGGATGCACATGAAAAAACAATCCGTGTGGGATACCTAAAGGACAATCTCCCTTTTTGTGGTGAAGAAAATGGGAAACTGGCAGGAATCCTTGGAACCGTTCTGGATACGGTTCAGGAAAAATATAAAATTACGATCAAGGCAGTTCCATGTTCCACGGGAGTAGAGATGAATGAGGCATTGCAATCTGGCAAAATAGATATTGCAGGTCCTATCATTCAGGATTTTTATACACAGGAACAGTTTCAGGTAGTTTTGACGGATGAAATCTTTGATATTACGCCGGTTGTTATTTACAAAGGAAATGAATATACTAACAGTCTCTCTACAATCGCAGCAACAGAGACCTCGCTGTATTCTAAATTGATGGTGTCCCGTCTTTTTCCAGATGCAGAAATCAAACTGTATGATACACAGGAAGAATGCCTGGAGGCAGTAGCAAATGGAAAAGTGGGAGCAACTGTTATTCCATCTTCAAAGATCAATCTTCTTAATGAAAGTTCACTGACCAAAAGTCTGTCATTTGCAGAAATGGCAAAACGGCAGGAATTAGCGATGTTCACGACGAGAGAAAACAGAAGAGCAGCTACCATTATCAATAAAGCGATTGAGCAGTCCTCCAATATTTTAAATGGCGTGGTCCTTGCACAGAATTCTGTTTCAGAAAAGAAAATGACCTTGCAGGATGTCCTTGCGGAGTATGCAGGCTTAGCTATCGTGGTTTCATTTGTGATTATTTTTGTACTGCTTCTTCTGGTTTATTCCCTTTCAGTAAGCAGAAAAAAACAGATGGAAGCCCTGAAAGAAGCACAGGATGCAAATGCGGCGAATATTGCAAAAACAACGTTCCTGAACCATATGTCTCATGACATCAGGACACCGATGAATGCAATTGTTGGATTTACAGATATTGCCATGAAGAGGAAACCGGACAAAGAAGTGGAGAACTGTCTGAAAAAGATCAGGCAGAGTTCAGAATATCTGATGACGCTTATGAATGATGTGCTGGATATCAGCCGTATTGAAAGTGGTAAACTGGAATATAAACCGATACCGGTAGATCTCAGGGATATGATAAATACTGTTTTGTCGATTGCAAGGGGATATATAGAAAACCGTGATCTTAACTTGTATGTTTCAAGAGAAGAACTAAAAACTCCTTATGCGATGGCGGATGAACTCAGAATCAGGGAAGTATTGCTCAACATCATCAGTAATGCAATCAAATTTACAAAAGACGGAGGTACCATTTCATTTGTTGCAGAAAACTGTCCGGGCAATGATGAACACCATGTGATTGTACGCTATCGTATATCGGATACCGGAATTGGTATGAGTGAGGAGTTCCTGGACAGGATATTTGATGAGTTCAGTCAGGAAAATGATGGAGCAAGAACCAGTTACAAGGGAACCGGACTGGGAATGGCGATCGCTAAGAAATATGTAGATCTTATGGGTGGAAAAATTGAGGTCAGCAGCAGACAGGGTGTTGGCTCAACATTTACGGTAGAAATCCCACTGCTTATAGCAGAACATGTAGAAACTGAAGAGAAAGAAAAATTAAAGAAAGATACGGATCTACATGGTTTGCATGCTCTTCTGGCAGAGGATAATGATTTAAACGCCGAGATAGCAGTATCTCTATTGGAAGAACAAGGGATGATTGTAACCAGAGCTGCCGATGGGAAAACAGCCCTGGCACAGTTTTGCAATACAGATCCGGGGACTTTTGATCTGATCTTGATGGATATTATGATGCCGGAAATGAATGGATATGAAACGACAAAAGCCATCAGAAATCTGCCGGACCGTCCGGATGGAAAGAAAATACCTATTATTGCAATGACGGCAAATGCATTTGCAGAGGATGTGCAGGCTGCTTTGAATGCCGGAATGGATGATCATGTGGCGAAGCCGGTTGACATGGAGATTTTAACATCTGTCATCACAAAATATATAGAACGATGA
- a CDS encoding PAS domain-containing hybrid sensor histidine kinase/response regulator: MPRKDGSWFWTVDKGKVIRTEEGKLAIISACQDMTSFVERHKKLEEQNILSQATIDNIPGGYHRCSLEEGHPFIYISDRFLAILGWTREEIKTEFHNKFDNMLHPDDRHLSAKYTARILDTCGHGFTQDQIYRLLGKDGYHWVTDATTLVKSGNQIFFQGDITDITDFVKGKEKNEKELEDSNQILNERNRILSALSRDYTTVLLCDLRQDTFEVVKGDAFTHHDPEEKQKLVRESNCYSERVRYFFENVLIKESAPEYLERLLPEYLMNELQETDSIEIYYKTIPNGSGFRHFLANAVRLSNEEDHFKIILGFRSVDEIIKKEQEIELQREIIEGLGKEYFSVLAVELDKDRVFSYRESEENGKIISDFCRKCDNRWSQIIPSYAETMVFDNTNGEFEKQLGLETLRSQKEDYSMTYEFKSGTEIIYHQVRVAYVKKKDGARVAVVGTRNIDSLIKKERMQEEKLKKAYAAAENSNKAKTEFLNNMSHDIRTPMNVILGYNQLMKSQLTEPKQLDYQKKIEQSGKLLLSIINNVLDMARIESGKIKVDENYESAGEVVDEIISTFASEAEERGIHLSGSMKVTHRNILCDGTKIREIYVNLVSNAIKYTPRGGNVTITVEELPCKREGYMKVKSEIKDTGIGMSKEYLPTLFEPFSRERNTTTGRVRGTGLGMPIVKKMVDLMGGSLEVESELGKGTVFTFTLMHKIADKKYYSQRIEKVKTSSMRESLSGKHVLLAEDNDLNAEIAVTILEEAGLVIERVEDGIQCVNRIEQMSPGTYDLILMDIQMPNMDGYQAAQCIRHLNDKKKAEIPIIAMTANAFAEDRKRTFDAGMNGHIAKPIDIEKLGAVILSVLKKQESL; this comes from the coding sequence ATGCCGCGAAAAGACGGATCCTGGTTTTGGACGGTTGATAAAGGAAAAGTCATACGGACAGAGGAGGGGAAACTGGCTATTATCAGTGCCTGCCAAGATATGACATCCTTCGTGGAAAGGCATAAGAAACTGGAAGAGCAAAATATACTGTCTCAGGCAACAATCGATAATATCCCTGGCGGCTATCACAGATGTTCCCTGGAGGAGGGGCATCCATTCATATATATCAGTGACAGGTTCCTTGCGATTCTTGGGTGGACCAGAGAAGAGATCAAAACAGAATTCCATAATAAGTTTGACAATATGCTTCATCCGGATGACCGGCATCTTTCTGCAAAATATACCGCCCGTATTCTTGATACATGCGGACATGGATTTACACAGGATCAGATTTACCGGCTGCTTGGAAAGGACGGCTATCATTGGGTCACAGATGCCACAACATTGGTGAAATCCGGTAATCAGATATTCTTCCAGGGAGATATCACAGATATTACGGATTTTGTTAAAGGCAAAGAAAAAAACGAGAAAGAACTGGAAGACAGCAACCAGATTCTGAACGAACGTAACCGGATATTATCAGCTTTATCCAGAGATTATACAACGGTACTTTTGTGTGATTTAAGGCAGGATACATTTGAAGTCGTAAAAGGGGATGCCTTTACGCACCATGACCCTGAAGAAAAGCAAAAGTTAGTTCGTGAAAGTAACTGCTATTCGGAGAGAGTCCGGTATTTTTTCGAAAATGTCCTTATCAAAGAATCTGCTCCGGAGTATCTGGAAAGACTTTTGCCGGAGTATCTTATGAACGAATTACAAGAAACAGACAGTATAGAGATTTATTATAAGACGATACCAAATGGGAGTGGCTTCAGACATTTTTTGGCAAACGCAGTACGTTTATCCAATGAGGAAGATCATTTTAAGATCATCCTCGGTTTCCGTTCTGTAGATGAAATCATTAAAAAAGAACAGGAGATAGAGCTTCAAAGAGAGATTATCGAAGGCCTTGGAAAAGAATATTTTTCTGTTCTGGCAGTAGAACTGGATAAAGATCGAGTATTTTCTTATCGCGAGTCTGAAGAAAATGGAAAGATTATTTCAGATTTCTGCAGAAAATGTGATAACAGATGGTCACAAATAATTCCTTCTTATGCCGAGACGATGGTATTTGATAACACCAACGGAGAATTTGAAAAGCAGTTGGGTCTGGAAACTCTGCGTTCACAGAAAGAGGATTATTCCATGACATACGAGTTTAAGTCGGGAACGGAGATCATTTATCATCAGGTAAGAGTGGCATACGTAAAGAAAAAAGACGGAGCAAGGGTGGCTGTAGTCGGAACAAGAAATATTGACAGTCTGATAAAAAAAGAGCGTATGCAGGAAGAAAAGCTGAAAAAAGCATATGCTGCCGCAGAAAATTCCAATAAAGCCAAAACGGAATTTCTGAATAATATGTCCCATGATATCCGTACGCCAATGAATGTGATACTGGGATATAATCAGCTGATGAAATCACAACTGACAGAGCCGAAGCAACTGGATTATCAGAAGAAAATCGAACAATCAGGGAAACTGTTATTGTCCATCATCAATAATGTACTTGATATGGCCCGGATTGAAAGTGGAAAGATAAAAGTAGATGAGAATTATGAAAGTGCTGGTGAGGTAGTAGACGAAATCATAAGTACATTTGCATCTGAAGCAGAAGAAAGAGGAATCCATCTAAGCGGCAGCATGAAGGTCACACATAGAAATATCCTGTGTGATGGTACAAAAATCAGGGAAATCTATGTAAATCTTGTCAGTAATGCTATAAAATACACTCCCAGAGGTGGAAATGTAACGATCACTGTAGAAGAACTGCCATGTAAAAGAGAAGGATATATGAAGGTAAAATCCGAGATAAAAGATACCGGTATTGGCATGAGTAAAGAATATCTTCCAACATTATTTGAACCATTCAGTCGTGAACGGAATACAACCACTGGAAGAGTCAGAGGAACCGGTCTTGGAATGCCAATCGTAAAGAAAATGGTCGATCTGATGGGCGGCAGTCTTGAAGTGGAAAGTGAACTGGGAAAAGGAACCGTATTTACGTTTACACTGATGCATAAAATAGCGGACAAGAAATATTACAGCCAGAGGATAGAAAAAGTAAAAACATCTAGTATGAGAGAAAGTCTGAGTGGAAAGCATGTTCTGCTGGCGGAGGATAATGATCTGAATGCGGAAATTGCAGTGACGATTCTGGAAGAAGCCGGGCTTGTTATCGAGCGTGTGGAAGATGGAATTCAGTGCGTGAACAGGATAGAGCAGATGTCACCAGGAACTTATGATCTGATACTTATGGATATCCAGATGCCAAATATGGATGGCTATCAGGCAGCACAGTGTATCCGGCATTTAAATGATAAAAAGAAGGCAGAGATCCCGATCATTGCCATGACAGCAAATGCCTTTGCAGAAGACAGGAAAAGGACGTTTGATGCCGGCATGAATGGACATATTGCAAAACCCATTGATATTGAAAAACTGGGAGCGGTCATTCTTTCTGTATTGAAAAAACAGGAAAGCTTATAG